In Chloracidobacterium sp., the following proteins share a genomic window:
- the mpl gene encoding UDP-N-acetylmuramate:L-alanyl-gamma-D-glutamyl-meso-diaminopimelate ligase — MHYHLIGICGTAMASLAGMLQARGHTVTGSDQSVYPPMSTQLESLGIEITQGYKAENTDIRRDVTVVGNTIMRGNPELEEVLDRKLEYRSQAETVREEFIRGRHSLVVAGTHGKTTTTSLAAWVCDIGGLDPTFLVGGVAQNFGQSFRVTESDYFVIEGDEYDTAFFDKKPKFMSYLPEIAIVNNIEFDHADIYKDLDAIKWQFSRLMNLVPGNGRLICGIDSPVVGEVLDSMSGKLFTTVETFGLSGKAKWQARNIEFTVDGTRFAVYRDGERWAEFTTKMIGEFNIRNCLAVIIAADAWGISREKMQEAFDTFESVKRRMEVRGVERGVTVIDDFAHHPTAVDETLRALRQRYSDNRLIAVFEPRSRSSRLSIFEEQYRQAFSHADHVIIAGVFNPEDAKRFGDNLLDVDKLVADIAATGKAAATFPDADAIVTHLAERMQPGDVIAVMSNGGFDGIHEKLLEVRSEPPA, encoded by the coding sequence ATGCACTATCACCTGATCGGAATCTGCGGGACGGCTATGGCTTCGCTTGCCGGAATGCTCCAGGCTCGGGGCCATACGGTGACGGGTTCTGACCAGAGCGTCTATCCGCCGATGTCCACCCAACTCGAGTCGCTCGGGATCGAGATCACACAGGGCTACAAGGCCGAGAACACCGATATTCGCCGCGATGTCACTGTCGTCGGCAATACGATCATGCGCGGCAATCCTGAGCTTGAGGAGGTGCTCGACCGCAAGCTGGAGTATCGCTCACAGGCCGAGACGGTCAGGGAAGAGTTCATTCGCGGCCGGCATTCGCTCGTCGTGGCCGGAACACACGGCAAGACCACAACGACCTCACTCGCGGCCTGGGTCTGCGATATCGGCGGGCTTGACCCGACGTTTCTGGTCGGCGGCGTCGCACAAAATTTCGGACAGAGCTTCCGGGTGACTGAAAGCGACTACTTTGTGATCGAGGGCGACGAATACGACACGGCATTCTTCGACAAGAAGCCGAAGTTCATGTCGTATCTCCCCGAGATAGCGATCGTCAACAACATCGAATTCGACCATGCTGACATCTACAAGGATCTCGACGCTATCAAGTGGCAATTCTCACGGCTGATGAATCTCGTGCCGGGTAACGGCCGCCTGATCTGTGGGATCGATTCGCCGGTGGTGGGCGAAGTGCTTGATTCAATGTCCGGCAAGCTGTTTACGACGGTCGAGACTTTTGGCCTGAGCGGAAAGGCAAAATGGCAGGCACGGAATATCGAATTCACCGTCGATGGGACGCGGTTTGCCGTCTATCGCGACGGCGAGCGGTGGGCTGAATTCACCACAAAAATGATCGGCGAGTTCAACATCCGCAACTGCCTTGCCGTGATCATCGCAGCCGATGCGTGGGGCATTTCACGGGAAAAGATGCAGGAGGCATTCGACACGTTCGAGTCTGTCAAACGCCGTATGGAGGTCCGCGGCGTCGAGCGCGGCGTGACCGTGATCGATGATTTTGCACATCACCCGACGGCCGTTGATGAAACGCTAAGGGCATTACGCCAACGCTATTCCGACAACCGGTTGATCGCGGTATTCGAGCCGCGTTCGCGTTCATCGCGGCTGTCGATCTTTGAGGAGCAATACAGGCAGGCATTCTCTCACGCCGACCACGTAATTATCGCCGGCGTGTTCAATCCGGAAGATGCCAAGCGGTTTGGCGACAATTTACTCGACGTTGACAAATTAGTGGCGGATATTGCCGCGACAGGCAAAGCAGCCGCTACTTTTCCTGACGCTGACGCGATCGTCACGCATCTAGCCGAGAGAATGCAGCCCGGCGACGTTATCGCCGTCATGTCAAACGGCGGCTTTGACGGCATCCACGAAAAACTGCTGGAAGTTCGGTCAGAACCGCCTGCGTAA
- a CDS encoding nucleoside deaminase, whose product MTQQDERFMRRAIELAREGMEENAGGPFGCVVVRDGMIIGEGNNRVTSTNDPTAHAEIIAIRKACKSLNAFQLDGCSIYTSCEPCPMCLGAIYWARPAHVYYACTRDDAAEIGFDDDHIYRELEKANDERELALMPLMRDEALEVFRAWDAKTDKIEY is encoded by the coding sequence ATGACGCAACAAGACGAGCGATTTATGCGTCGCGCGATCGAGCTAGCGCGCGAGGGCATGGAGGAAAATGCCGGCGGCCCATTTGGCTGCGTGGTCGTTCGCGACGGCATGATCATTGGTGAGGGCAACAATCGCGTCACCTCGACAAATGACCCGACCGCGCACGCCGAGATCATCGCCATCCGCAAGGCGTGTAAATCATTGAATGCGTTTCAGTTAGACGGCTGTTCGATCTACACATCGTGCGAGCCGTGCCCAATGTGCCTTGGCGCTATCTATTGGGCAAGGCCGGCTCACGTTTATTACGCGTGCACCCGCGACGACGCGGCTGAGATCGGATTCGACGATGATCACATTTACCGCGAACTCGAAAAAGCGAACGACGAACGCGAGTTGGCCCTTATGCCCCTGATGCGCGACGAGGCTCTTGAGGTTTTCCGTGCATGGGACGCGAAGACGGACAAGATAGAGTATTAA
- a CDS encoding S46 family peptidase: MKRSLSLLLFLNFLVPVAFADDGMWTFDNPPLQQWKERYNFEPSREWLDRLRLASVKFPGASGVFVSPNGLIATNHHVASGFIERLSSKERDLLKTGFYAATQAKELKVPDGNVSILESYDNVTERVHNAAATGATTAESSARRSAEIAAIEKDCPATLRCEVVSLYSGGEYWLYRFKRYTDVRLVMAPEEQAAFFGGDYDNFVFPRHDLDFTFVRVYENNKPAKTPNYLKWSAIGAPDGEFVVVSGYPGSTARLLTVAQLAYQRDLGNPLQELVWKTRRKALEEYSKGGPEQLRQANPGMRSFANSLKRLEGQQNGLLNPRNFLKKVAEEKDLRDKLAAKPELDRQYAPAWAAIEAAYTKYPSMAKRLAFSSLASSKIAGFAQQIVNYHIETAKPNDKRYPEYRDNRLEALKTSLLSPAPVYPEMENHALKAWFAEAIKQVGSDDPFIRAAIGDADVAEVVDRAFRETKLTDPAVRKALLEGPADAVANSSDPMITLARRVEPVMRELRAWEDANIRAVEASNGSKIAQARFAVYGKTMPPDANGNLRLCYGIVKGYDEDTTLVPFKTTFFGLYDRALSFAEKHPFEMPASIKAARTRINLATPLNFVYTADTIGGNSGSPVVNRNGEVVGLNFDSNNQKLSNRYWYIDENEGSRAVGVHSAGIIEALRKVYNAQALVTELIGTSKRS, translated from the coding sequence ATGAAACGATCTCTTTCTTTGTTGCTTTTTCTCAATTTCCTCGTGCCGGTCGCTTTCGCCGACGACGGCATGTGGACGTTCGATAATCCGCCGCTTCAGCAGTGGAAGGAACGCTACAACTTCGAGCCGTCGCGGGAATGGCTCGACCGCCTGCGGCTAGCATCGGTCAAATTTCCGGGAGCATCTGGCGTTTTCGTTTCGCCCAACGGGCTGATCGCGACGAATCATCACGTCGCGTCCGGCTTTATCGAGCGTTTGTCTAGCAAGGAGCGCGACCTGCTCAAGACCGGTTTTTACGCTGCAACGCAAGCGAAAGAACTCAAAGTGCCAGATGGCAATGTCTCGATCCTCGAGTCGTATGACAATGTTACCGAGCGTGTCCATAACGCTGCGGCGACAGGGGCTACCACGGCCGAGTCATCGGCAAGACGTTCTGCTGAGATCGCTGCGATAGAGAAGGACTGTCCGGCTACCCTCCGCTGCGAGGTTGTGTCGCTATACAGCGGTGGCGAGTATTGGCTGTATCGCTTCAAACGCTACACCGACGTCAGGCTCGTGATGGCGCCGGAGGAACAGGCGGCATTCTTTGGCGGCGACTATGATAATTTCGTGTTTCCTCGGCACGATCTTGATTTCACGTTTGTCAGAGTTTACGAGAACAATAAGCCCGCAAAGACGCCGAACTATCTCAAATGGTCTGCGATCGGGGCACCCGATGGCGAGTTTGTTGTCGTTTCGGGATATCCTGGATCTACCGCGCGGCTACTGACCGTTGCCCAACTCGCGTACCAGCGCGATCTTGGAAACCCGCTTCAGGAACTTGTCTGGAAAACGCGCCGCAAGGCGTTGGAGGAATACTCGAAAGGCGGGCCCGAGCAGCTTCGGCAGGCAAATCCGGGTATGCGGTCGTTCGCCAATTCGCTCAAACGACTCGAAGGCCAGCAGAACGGCCTCCTAAATCCGCGAAACTTCCTAAAAAAGGTCGCCGAGGAAAAGGACCTTCGTGACAAACTGGCCGCAAAGCCTGAGCTTGACCGCCAATACGCACCTGCGTGGGCCGCTATAGAGGCGGCCTATACGAAATATCCGTCGATGGCAAAACGGCTTGCGTTCTCAAGCCTCGCGTCGTCTAAGATCGCGGGCTTTGCCCAACAGATCGTCAACTATCACATCGAAACAGCGAAGCCCAACGACAAACGATATCCCGAATACCGCGATAACCGGCTCGAAGCGCTAAAGACCTCGCTGCTATCGCCCGCGCCGGTTTATCCTGAGATGGAAAACCATGCCCTGAAGGCGTGGTTCGCCGAGGCGATCAAACAGGTCGGTTCCGATGACCCGTTCATCAGGGCCGCGATCGGCGACGCAGATGTGGCTGAGGTCGTGGATCGTGCGTTTCGGGAGACCAAACTGACCGATCCCGCTGTTCGCAAAGCCCTGCTCGAAGGCCCGGCGGACGCGGTGGCCAATTCAAGCGATCCGATGATCACGCTCGCACGCCGCGTCGAGCCTGTCATGCGCGAACTGCGGGCGTGGGAAGACGCGAATATCAGGGCTGTCGAGGCCTCCAATGGCAGCAAGATCGCACAGGCGCGTTTCGCCGTTTATGGCAAGACGATGCCGCCCGACGCCAACGGCAATCTGCGGCTCTGCTACGGCATCGTCAAGGGCTATGACGAAGATACGACTCTCGTGCCCTTCAAGACGACGTTTTTTGGCCTCTACGACCGCGCATTGAGCTTTGCCGAGAAACACCCGTTCGAGATGCCCGCAAGCATTAAGGCCGCTCGGACGCGTATCAACCTCGCGACGCCGCTTAACTTTGTATATACTGCCGATACCATCGGCGGCAATTCGGGCTCGCCCGTGGTAAATCGCAATGGCGAGGTCGTCGGCCTCAACTTTGACAGCAACAACCAAAAGCTCTCGAACCGCTACTGGTACATTGACGAGAATGAAGGCTCCCGCGCGGTCGGCGTCCACTCAGCGGGCATCATCGAGGCATTGCGGAAGGTTTACAATGCTCAAGCGCTCGTCACCGAATTGATCGGCACCTCGAAACGGAGTTAA
- the dacB gene encoding D-alanyl-D-alanine carboxypeptidase/D-alanyl-D-alanine-endopeptidase: MLSISLLLTCALALSAQGTQRPRVAGPSPTPTPAPADDPRLTPSGQTLEQLQTKIRQRMYSLDVRRGRVGIKIASLNSGKVIFENDSEKYFMPASNMKNFTVAAGFDRLGPEFRFVTSVFAGAVPDAAGTLKGDLRIYGRGDVSISTAFFGTAAGDPETYYKGIDRLVEKIAAAGIKRIEGSIVGDESYFKGFSLPLTWEWDDLQWDYGAEISALPINDNAVDITVRPGAVGGPCQVNISPANALFQIVNTCTTTSSSVARDLDVHKRLRQNILDISGTMPSGDRAFANSITVSRPAELFVALLKQRLEKRGITVTGGTRMLAANVVPEAPTVEIATLESPPYREIAAKTMKPSQNMFTEVILWTLGERSRTMPGSTTGTRPESSSLGLNTVRSFLNQAGIESDSVVQYDGSGMSRHDLVTPAAIVALYTYMAKQSRYSIDWRNSLTIGGVDGTLRNRFKGTAASANMRGKTGTLDQVSALSGYVTTAGGEELVVSIIVNGVTVPSIRTSLADDIVVHLANFNGKID; the protein is encoded by the coding sequence ATGCTGTCGATATCGCTGTTGCTGACCTGCGCTCTCGCATTGAGCGCTCAAGGGACGCAACGGCCGCGCGTCGCCGGCCCGTCACCCACCCCTACACCGGCGCCGGCAGATGATCCCCGTCTGACTCCGTCGGGCCAGACACTCGAACAACTGCAGACTAAGATCCGGCAGCGGATGTATTCGCTCGACGTCCGACGTGGCCGCGTGGGCATCAAGATAGCATCACTTAACAGCGGCAAGGTCATATTCGAGAATGACTCTGAGAAATACTTCATGCCTGCGTCGAACATGAAGAACTTTACCGTCGCGGCAGGTTTTGATCGGCTTGGGCCGGAGTTCAGGTTCGTCACGAGCGTCTTTGCAGGCGCAGTGCCGGACGCGGCCGGAACACTCAAGGGCGACCTTCGGATATACGGCCGCGGCGACGTTTCGATCTCGACCGCATTCTTTGGAACTGCGGCGGGAGATCCCGAGACCTACTACAAGGGTATCGACAGGCTTGTAGAAAAGATCGCCGCTGCCGGGATCAAACGCATCGAGGGCAGCATCGTAGGTGACGAGAGCTATTTTAAGGGATTCTCCTTGCCACTGACGTGGGAATGGGACGATCTGCAGTGGGATTATGGGGCCGAGATCTCGGCCCTGCCGATCAACGATAACGCAGTCGATATCACCGTCAGGCCGGGAGCGGTCGGCGGGCCATGCCAGGTCAATATTTCGCCGGCCAATGCCCTTTTTCAGATCGTCAATACATGCACGACGACATCCTCGTCGGTCGCGCGAGATCTGGACGTGCACAAGCGGCTTAGGCAGAACATCCTCGATATTTCAGGCACAATGCCGTCCGGCGATCGCGCCTTCGCGAACTCCATCACCGTAAGCCGCCCGGCCGAACTCTTCGTCGCCCTTCTAAAGCAGCGTCTGGAAAAGCGAGGTATTACCGTGACCGGCGGAACGCGTATGCTGGCTGCGAATGTCGTTCCCGAAGCTCCCACGGTCGAGATCGCGACGCTCGAATCGCCGCCCTATCGCGAGATCGCAGCGAAGACGATGAAACCGAGCCAGAACATGTTCACCGAAGTAATTCTGTGGACGTTGGGTGAACGATCCAGAACCATGCCGGGCTCAACGACGGGCACAAGGCCTGAGAGCTCGTCGCTGGGACTGAACACTGTGCGGTCGTTCCTAAACCAAGCCGGTATTGAAAGCGACAGCGTCGTCCAATACGATGGCAGCGGCATGTCGAGGCATGATCTCGTCACCCCGGCGGCAATAGTGGCTCTCTACACATACATGGCGAAGCAGAGCCGTTATTCAATAGATTGGCGCAATAGCCTCACGATAGGTGGCGTCGATGGGACGCTTCGCAACCGGTTCAAAGGAACGGCTGCGAGCGCAAACATGCGTGGCAAGACCGGAACACTCGACCAGGTCTCGGCTTTATCAGGCTATGTAACAACCGCGGGCGGTGAAGAATTGGTCGTGTCGATTATTGTGAACGGCGTGACGGTGCCGTCGATTCGCACATCGCTGGCAGATGACATCGTTGTCCATCTGGCAAACTTCAACGGAAAGATCGATTAG
- a CDS encoding DNA-3-methyladenine glycosylase, translated as MKIPRRFYEREDTLAVARDLLGTQLVVPTTDGTRVSGMIVETEAYLGVTDRAAHSYGGRRTERNEVMYGRAGHVYVFFVYGMYYQFNIVSGPTDHPHAILIRAIEPIDGIELMRSRRGNMNDSNLTSGPGKLCIALGIDRALNGEDLCGDAVWLERYRSIKADEIATGPRIGIDYAGEDAGQPYRFWLRGNRYVSNPRVEQLSKT; from the coding sequence ATGAAGATTCCCCGAAGGTTTTACGAACGCGAAGACACACTCGCCGTCGCCCGCGATCTGCTTGGCACACAGCTTGTCGTGCCCACAACCGACGGCACGCGCGTCTCGGGGATGATCGTTGAGACCGAGGCATATCTCGGCGTTACTGACCGGGCCGCTCATTCATACGGTGGCCGCCGCACGGAGCGCAACGAGGTAATGTATGGCCGTGCCGGCCACGTTTATGTCTTTTTTGTCTATGGGATGTATTACCAATTCAATATAGTCTCCGGCCCGACCGATCACCCGCACGCCATCCTTATCCGCGCCATCGAACCCATCGATGGTATAGAGCTAATGCGCTCACGTCGCGGCAATATGAACGACAGCAACCTCACGTCAGGCCCCGGCAAACTTTGTATCGCGCTCGGCATTGACCGAGCTCTTAACGGCGAAGATCTTTGCGGCGACGCCGTCTGGCTGGAACGGTACCGTTCGATCAAGGCGGACGAGATCGCGACAGGCCCACGTATCGGTATCGACTACGCCGGAGAGGACGCCGGCCAGCCGTATCGATTTTGGCTTCGTGGGAATCGATATGTCAGTAACCCTCGCGTAGAACAACTGAGCAAAACCTGA
- a CDS encoding glutaminyl-peptide cyclotransferase encodes MLVFFLAAIALACSGTANTPRPNNANVTKAPPLPIYGYEVVRSYPHDSGAFTQGLFFYDGSLYESTGQEGRSQIRKVDIETGKVSQKWDLPKDEFGEGSAALGDKFYMVTWQDGIGRVFDAKNLKVLNEFSYQGEGWGITTDGTNLIMSQGTHVLKVIDPNSFKQLKTIPVMREDGRPLMRLNELEFVKGEIWANVWHSEDPGTLGRSNYIARIDPQTGKLTGWIDLAGISPDDQPKTNSPYDDKVENTLNGIAYDAATDRIFVTGKQWKKLYEIKLTPPKSQ; translated from the coding sequence TTGCTCGTATTTTTTTTAGCGGCTATCGCATTAGCGTGCTCCGGTACGGCGAACACCCCGAGGCCAAATAATGCAAACGTGACAAAAGCTCCGCCACTGCCGATTTATGGTTACGAAGTCGTGCGGTCGTATCCTCACGACAGCGGGGCGTTTACGCAGGGGTTGTTCTTCTATGATGGCTCGCTCTATGAAAGCACGGGCCAGGAGGGCCGTTCGCAGATCCGAAAGGTCGATATCGAAACCGGCAAGGTCTCTCAGAAATGGGATCTGCCGAAGGATGAATTCGGTGAGGGCTCGGCCGCCCTTGGGGACAAGTTCTACATGGTTACGTGGCAGGACGGCATTGGAAGGGTGTTCGATGCAAAGAACCTGAAGGTGCTCAACGAATTCAGCTATCAAGGTGAAGGCTGGGGCATTACAACTGACGGAACGAATCTGATAATGTCGCAGGGCACGCATGTCCTGAAGGTGATCGATCCGAACAGCTTCAAACAGTTGAAGACCATTCCGGTAATGCGTGAGGACGGGCGGCCCCTGATGCGGCTGAACGAACTGGAATTTGTAAAGGGAGAGATCTGGGCAAATGTCTGGCACTCAGAGGACCCGGGAACGCTTGGCAGATCTAACTACATTGCCCGCATCGATCCTCAAACCGGAAAACTGACGGGCTGGATCGACCTTGCCGGCATCTCGCCCGATGACCAGCCAAAAACTAACAGCCCATACGACGACAAGGTCGAGAATACTCTTAACGGTATTGCCTACGACGCCGCGACGGATCGCATCTTCGTGACAGGCAAACAGTGGAAAAAACTCTACGAGATCAAGCTTACGCCGCCCAAGAGCCAATGA
- a CDS encoding pyridoxal phosphate-dependent aminotransferase: protein MSEAKLGKVKPDIRAITRLVPPSGNLVQGQSELPIDSQLAAEAAAIIAASQNHYGGSEGHEGLRRAVAEKIAKYNNIKVDPEARPFELMITNGGTGALVGVAQSYLKGKSALVFEPYYPYHKRILEEFGSKIETFELDEQLCFEKGALLARCRELKDRVDFPLAAILVCSPANPSGKVLSQAELEAIAYVAKDLDLLVVSDEVYEHYVTGESPHTPITTLPDMWQRTITVNSFSKSWNISGWRLGYAYGPRELIAKINNAANVIYVCPATPLQAALAKTLMADDTYYTRLRDKFDAKRREFSDGIAKLGFEIYHSGSAFYIWARIPRQFDDAIAFNEMLMRDAGVGMTPGSAFADGDLWDAHVRICIAREDSILEGSMERLQRILC, encoded by the coding sequence ATGTCAGAAGCAAAACTTGGGAAGGTCAAGCCGGATATCCGCGCGATCACGCGGCTGGTACCGCCGAGCGGGAATCTCGTTCAGGGGCAGTCGGAATTGCCGATCGACTCGCAATTGGCGGCTGAGGCCGCGGCCATAATCGCTGCCAGCCAAAACCATTACGGAGGCAGCGAGGGCCACGAAGGGCTGCGTCGGGCCGTCGCCGAAAAGATCGCAAAATATAACAACATTAAGGTTGATCCTGAGGCGCGGCCTTTTGAACTGATGATCACGAACGGTGGCACAGGTGCTCTTGTTGGCGTGGCCCAGAGCTATCTGAAAGGGAAGTCGGCCCTCGTATTTGAGCCGTATTATCCTTATCACAAACGTATTCTGGAGGAGTTCGGCAGTAAGATAGAAACATTCGAGCTTGACGAGCAACTCTGCTTCGAAAAAGGGGCCCTGCTGGCTCGATGCAGAGAACTCAAAGACCGCGTTGATTTTCCGTTGGCTGCAATTCTGGTCTGTTCGCCGGCAAATCCCAGCGGCAAAGTGCTGTCACAGGCCGAACTGGAGGCGATCGCATATGTGGCGAAAGATCTCGACCTGCTCGTCGTCTCAGACGAGGTCTATGAGCACTATGTTACCGGCGAGAGCCCGCACACGCCGATCACCACGTTGCCGGACATGTGGCAGCGAACGATCACGGTAAATTCGTTCTCAAAGTCGTGGAACATCTCAGGTTGGCGTCTCGGCTACGCATACGGCCCCAGGGAACTGATCGCGAAGATCAACAATGCGGCCAACGTCATCTACGTTTGTCCCGCGACGCCGCTCCAAGCGGCACTTGCCAAAACTCTGATGGCAGACGACACGTATTATACGCGGCTGCGTGACAAATTCGACGCCAAACGCCGAGAGTTCTCAGACGGCATCGCAAAGCTCGGTTTCGAGATATACCATTCCGGCTCAGCGTTTTATATCTGGGCGCGAATCCCGCGGCAATTCGATGACGCCATCGCCTTTAACGAAATGCTGATGCGCGACGCGGGCGTCGGTATGACGCCCGGCTCGGCCTTTGCCGACGGTGACCTATGGGATGCACACGTCCGCATCTGCATCGCTCGCGAGGACTCGATCCTAGAGGGCTCAATGGAACGGCTGCAACGCATTCTCTGCTAG
- a CDS encoding thioredoxin domain-containing protein, with protein MYRAIIVFLLLTAASVTAQKPDDVLATSTGRTFKLRDLSPEVQKAVANLPSSIEKARTDLFAQFVNQRLIDLEAGSLGLSSGKFIWNEKAKVKNPTEADIKAVYDANQQAMGGRQLSEVREQIVDYLRADPQQKMFAALFTRLRTKYKFSAGKDINAANLTPTDTVATINGKAVTAREFEDLAAIELREGRADLGDIITDDLTETIRTALIADEAKAAGIDAGAFIAREITNKMKEFSDSERLTLEDALAKRLFSKYLVKILYKAPEPPVEVVSADDDPAIGPVNAPVTVIMFSDFQCSACAATHPMLKQALLHFGSKVRFVVRDFPLEAVHGYGFDAARAAGAANAQGKFFEYIELLYKHQNALDAVSLKRYAEQIGLNAAQFEIDFNSERIAAEVRKDMSDGEALGISGTPTIFVNGRRLRNISVEAITSMIETALSK; from the coding sequence ATGTATCGAGCGATCATTGTTTTTCTTCTTCTCACTGCCGCAAGCGTAACCGCACAAAAACCCGACGACGTCCTCGCCACTTCGACGGGGCGGACGTTTAAGCTACGCGATCTTTCGCCAGAGGTCCAAAAAGCGGTTGCCAACCTGCCGTCGAGCATCGAAAAGGCGCGAACCGACTTGTTTGCGCAGTTCGTCAATCAGCGGTTGATCGATCTCGAGGCCGGGTCGCTCGGGCTGTCGAGCGGCAAGTTCATCTGGAACGAGAAGGCCAAGGTCAAGAACCCGACCGAAGCCGACATCAAGGCGGTCTATGATGCAAACCAACAAGCTATGGGCGGCCGCCAGCTCTCGGAGGTCCGCGAGCAGATCGTCGATTACCTGCGTGCCGATCCGCAGCAGAAGATGTTTGCAGCACTGTTCACCCGACTGCGGACAAAATACAAGTTTTCGGCGGGAAAAGATATTAACGCCGCGAACCTGACGCCGACAGACACGGTCGCAACGATCAATGGCAAGGCCGTTACGGCCAGGGAATTTGAGGATCTTGCCGCGATCGAGCTTCGCGAAGGACGCGCTGACCTTGGTGATATCATCACTGACGACCTTACCGAAACGATCCGTACCGCGCTGATCGCGGACGAAGCAAAGGCCGCCGGTATAGACGCCGGAGCTTTCATCGCCCGCGAGATCACGAACAAGATGAAAGAGTTCTCGGACAGCGAAAGGCTGACTCTGGAAGATGCCCTCGCGAAACGCCTTTTTTCAAAGTATCTGGTCAAGATCCTTTACAAGGCACCTGAACCGCCGGTTGAGGTCGTCTCGGCAGACGACGATCCGGCGATCGGGCCGGTAAACGCCCCGGTGACGGTCATTATGTTCAGCGATTTCCAATGCTCGGCCTGCGCGGCAACGCATCCTATGCTCAAACAGGCCCTGTTACACTTTGGCAGCAAGGTCAGGTTCGTGGTACGCGATTTTCCACTCGAGGCGGTCCACGGCTACGGCTTTGACGCCGCCCGAGCCGCGGGAGCAGCGAACGCACAAGGCAAGTTCTTTGAATACATAGAGTTACTGTATAAACACCAAAACGCGCTCGATGCTGTATCGCTCAAGAGGTACGCGGAGCAGATCGGTTTGAATGCCGCTCAGTTTGAGATAGACTTTAATTCCGAACGGATCGCCGCCGAAGTAAGAAAGGATATGAGCGACGGCGAGGCCCTCGGCATCAGCGGAACGCCCACGATCTTTGTCAATGGCCGCCGCTTGCGTAATATCTCGGTCGAGGCGATCACGTCCATGATCGAGACCGCGTTATCTAAGTAA